The Macaca fascicularis isolate 582-1 chromosome 12, T2T-MFA8v1.1 genome has a segment encoding these proteins:
- the SPEGNB gene encoding SPEG neighbor protein, whose translation MSKAAPAKKSVAAAPPPGCTLDINDPQVQSAAIRIQASYRGHRSRKELREKGPPRVLEALKDVVLIEGSAAKLTCRISAFPDPFIRWSKDGKELRDGPKYRYIFEDPDVVALVVRDGELADLGQYSINVTNPFGQCSDSARILVEVPAKIQKGPDNTKARKGATVTLTAEILGEPAPDVGWTKDGEDIEEDDRVFFEIGSTTTTLTIRRATPQDSGKYEVYVENSLGMDQSFARVDVA comes from the exons ATGTCTAAAGCAGCTCCTGCCAAAAAGTCAGTGGCTGCGGCCCCACCTCCTGGATGTACCCTGGACATCAATGACCCACAGGTCCAGAGTGCGGCCATTCGCATCCAGGCCTCTTACCGAGGCCACAG GTCCCGGAAGGAGCTGCGCGAGAAGGGGCCGCCGCGGGTACTGGAGGCGCTGAAGGACGTGGTGCTGATTGAGGGCAGCGCGGCCAAGCTCACTTGCCGCATTTCGGCTTTCCCGGACCCATTCATCCGCTGGAGTAAGGACGGCAAGGAGCTACGTGACGGGCCCAAGTACCGCTACATCTTCGAGGACCCTGACGTGGTGGCACTGGTGGTGCGCGACGGCGAGCTGGCAGACCTAGGCCAGTACAGCATCAACGTCACCAACCCCTTCGGCCAGTGCTCCGACTCGGCGCGCATCCTCGTGGAAG TCCCGGCGAAGATTCAAAAGGGACCCGATAACACTAAGGCGCGCAAAGGCGCCACCGTGACGCTGACTGCGGAGATCCTGGGAGAGCCTGCGCCCGACGTGGGCTGGACCAAGGACGGGGAGGACATCGAGGAGGATGACAG GGTGTTCTTCGAGATCGGCAGCACCACCACGACGCTGACCATTCGCCGGGCCACACCCCAGGACAGCGGCAAGTACGAGGTGTAcgtggagaacagcctgggcatgGACCAGAGCTTCGCTCGCGTGGACGTAGCCTGA
- the GMPPA gene encoding mannose-1-phosphate guanylyltransferase regulatory subunit alpha isoform X1, with amino-acid sequence MLKAVILIGGPQKGTRFRPLSFEVPKPLFPVAGVPMIQHHIEACAQVPGMQEILLIGFYQPDEPLTQFLEAAQQEFNLPVRYLQEFAPLGTGGGLYHFRDQILAGSPEAFFVLNADVCSDFPLSAMLEAHRRQRHPFLLLGTTANRTQSLNYGCIVENPQTHEVLHYVEKPSTFISDIINCGIYLFSPEALKPLRDVFQRNQQDGQLEDSPGLWPGAGTIRLEQDVFSALAGQGQIYVHLTDGIWSQIKSAGSALYASRLYLSRYQDTHPERLAKHTPGGPRIRGNVYIHPTAKVAPSAVLGPNVSIGKGVTVGEGVRLRESIVLHGATLQEHTCVLHSIVGWGSTVGRWARVEGTPNDPNPNDPRARMDSESLFKDGKLLPAITILGCRVRIPAEVLILNSIVLPHKELSRSFTNQIIL; translated from the exons ATGCTCAAAGCGGTGATCCTGATTGGAGGCCCTCAAAAGG gaACTCGCTTCAGACCTTTGTCTTTTGAGGTGCCCAAACCACTGTTTCCTGTGGCAGGGGTCCCTATGATCCAACATCATATTGAAGCCTGTGCCCAG gTCCCTGGGATGCAGGAGATTCTGCTCATTGGCTTCTACCAACCTGATGAGCCCCTCACCCAGTTCCTAGAAGCCGCCCAGCAGGAGTTTAACCTTCCAGTCAG GTACCTGCAGGAATTTGCCCCCCTAGGCACAGGGGGTGGTCTCTACCATTTTCGAGACCAGATCCTGGCTGGGAGCCCCGAGGCATTCTTCGTGCTTAATGCTGATGTCTGCTCTGACTTCCCCTTGAGTGCTATGTTGGAAGCCCACCGACGCCAGCGTCACCCTTTCTTACTCCTTGGCACTACG GCTAACAGGACGCAGTCCCTCAACTACGGCTGCATCGTTGAGAATCCACAGACACATGAG GTATTGCACTATGTGGAGAAACCCAGCACATTTATCAGTGACATCATCAACTGCGGCATCTACCTCTTTTCTCCTGAAGCCCTGAAGCCTCTTCGGGATGTCTTCCAGCGTAATCAGCAGGATGGGCAATT GGAGGACTCACCAGGCTTGTGGCCAGGGGCAGGTACCATCCGCCTAGAGCAGGATGTGTTTTCAGCcctggcagggcagggccagatATACGTGCATCTCACTGATGGTATCTGGAGCCAGATCAAGTCCGCCGG TTCAGCCCTCTACGCCTCCCGCCTCTACCTGAGCCGATACCAGGATACTCACCCAGAACGGCTGGCCAAGCACACCCCAGGGGGCCCACGGATCCGAG GGAATGTGTACATCCACCCAACTGCCAAGGTGGCCCCCTCGGCTGTG CTGGGCCCCAACGTCTCCATCGGGAAGGGGGTGACCGTGGGTGAGGGTGTGCGGCTCCGGGAGAGCATTGTCCTCCATGGAGCCACGTTACAG GAGCACACGTGTGTTCTGCATAGCATTGTGGGCTGGGGGAGCACCGTGGGACGCTGGGCCCGCGTGGAGGGTACCCCCAATGACCCCAACCCCAATGATCCCCGAGCCCGCATGGACAGTGAGAGCCTCTTCAAGGATGGGAAGTTGCTGCCTGCCATCACCATCCTGG GCTGCCGAGTCCGGATCCCTGCCGAGGTGCTCATCCTGAACTCGATTGTTCTGCCACACAAGGAGCTGAGCCGAAGCTTCACCAACCAGATCATCCTCTGA
- the GMPPA gene encoding mannose-1-phosphate guanylyltransferase regulatory subunit alpha isoform X4, with protein sequence MLKAVILIGGPQKGTRFRPLSFEVPKPLFPVAGVPMIQHHIEACAQANRTQSLNYGCIVENPQTHEVLHYVEKPSTFISDIINCGIYLFSPEALKPLRDVFQRNQQDGQLEDSPGLWPGAGTIRLEQDVFSALAGQGQIYVHLTDGIWSQIKSAGSALYASRLYLSRYQDTHPERLAKHTPGGPRIRGNVYIHPTAKVAPSAVLGPNVSIGKGVTVGEGVRLRESIVLHGATLQEHTCVLHSIVGWGSTVGRWARVEGTPNDPNPNDPRARMDSESLFKDGKLLPAITILGCRVRIPAEVLILNSIVLPHKELSRSFTNQIIL encoded by the exons ATGCTCAAAGCGGTGATCCTGATTGGAGGCCCTCAAAAGG gaACTCGCTTCAGACCTTTGTCTTTTGAGGTGCCCAAACCACTGTTTCCTGTGGCAGGGGTCCCTATGATCCAACATCATATTGAAGCCTGTGCCCAG GCTAACAGGACGCAGTCCCTCAACTACGGCTGCATCGTTGAGAATCCACAGACACATGAG GTATTGCACTATGTGGAGAAACCCAGCACATTTATCAGTGACATCATCAACTGCGGCATCTACCTCTTTTCTCCTGAAGCCCTGAAGCCTCTTCGGGATGTCTTCCAGCGTAATCAGCAGGATGGGCAATT GGAGGACTCACCAGGCTTGTGGCCAGGGGCAGGTACCATCCGCCTAGAGCAGGATGTGTTTTCAGCcctggcagggcagggccagatATACGTGCATCTCACTGATGGTATCTGGAGCCAGATCAAGTCCGCCGG TTCAGCCCTCTACGCCTCCCGCCTCTACCTGAGCCGATACCAGGATACTCACCCAGAACGGCTGGCCAAGCACACCCCAGGGGGCCCACGGATCCGAG GGAATGTGTACATCCACCCAACTGCCAAGGTGGCCCCCTCGGCTGTG CTGGGCCCCAACGTCTCCATCGGGAAGGGGGTGACCGTGGGTGAGGGTGTGCGGCTCCGGGAGAGCATTGTCCTCCATGGAGCCACGTTACAG GAGCACACGTGTGTTCTGCATAGCATTGTGGGCTGGGGGAGCACCGTGGGACGCTGGGCCCGCGTGGAGGGTACCCCCAATGACCCCAACCCCAATGATCCCCGAGCCCGCATGGACAGTGAGAGCCTCTTCAAGGATGGGAAGTTGCTGCCTGCCATCACCATCCTGG GCTGCCGAGTCCGGATCCCTGCCGAGGTGCTCATCCTGAACTCGATTGTTCTGCCACACAAGGAGCTGAGCCGAAGCTTCACCAACCAGATCATCCTCTGA
- the GMPPA gene encoding mannose-1-phosphate guanylyltransferase regulatory subunit alpha isoform X5: MLKAVILIGGPQKGTRFRPLSFEVPKPLFPVAGVPMIQHHIEACAQVLHYVEKPSTFISDIINCGIYLFSPEALKPLRDVFQRNQQDGQLEDSPGLWPGAGTIRLEQDVFSALAGQGQIYVHLTDGIWSQIKSAGSALYASRLYLSRYQDTHPERLAKHTPGGPRIRGNVYIHPTAKVAPSAVLGPNVSIGKGVTVGEGVRLRESIVLHGATLQEHTCVLHSIVGWGSTVGRWARVEGTPNDPNPNDPRARMDSESLFKDGKLLPAITILGCRVRIPAEVLILNSIVLPHKELSRSFTNQIIL; this comes from the exons ATGCTCAAAGCGGTGATCCTGATTGGAGGCCCTCAAAAGG gaACTCGCTTCAGACCTTTGTCTTTTGAGGTGCCCAAACCACTGTTTCCTGTGGCAGGGGTCCCTATGATCCAACATCATATTGAAGCCTGTGCCCAG GTATTGCACTATGTGGAGAAACCCAGCACATTTATCAGTGACATCATCAACTGCGGCATCTACCTCTTTTCTCCTGAAGCCCTGAAGCCTCTTCGGGATGTCTTCCAGCGTAATCAGCAGGATGGGCAATT GGAGGACTCACCAGGCTTGTGGCCAGGGGCAGGTACCATCCGCCTAGAGCAGGATGTGTTTTCAGCcctggcagggcagggccagatATACGTGCATCTCACTGATGGTATCTGGAGCCAGATCAAGTCCGCCGG TTCAGCCCTCTACGCCTCCCGCCTCTACCTGAGCCGATACCAGGATACTCACCCAGAACGGCTGGCCAAGCACACCCCAGGGGGCCCACGGATCCGAG GGAATGTGTACATCCACCCAACTGCCAAGGTGGCCCCCTCGGCTGTG CTGGGCCCCAACGTCTCCATCGGGAAGGGGGTGACCGTGGGTGAGGGTGTGCGGCTCCGGGAGAGCATTGTCCTCCATGGAGCCACGTTACAG GAGCACACGTGTGTTCTGCATAGCATTGTGGGCTGGGGGAGCACCGTGGGACGCTGGGCCCGCGTGGAGGGTACCCCCAATGACCCCAACCCCAATGATCCCCGAGCCCGCATGGACAGTGAGAGCCTCTTCAAGGATGGGAAGTTGCTGCCTGCCATCACCATCCTGG GCTGCCGAGTCCGGATCCCTGCCGAGGTGCTCATCCTGAACTCGATTGTTCTGCCACACAAGGAGCTGAGCCGAAGCTTCACCAACCAGATCATCCTCTGA
- the GMPPA gene encoding mannose-1-phosphate guanylyltransferase regulatory subunit alpha isoform X2: MLKAVILIGGPQKGTRFRPLSFEVPKPLFPVAGVPMIQHHIEACAQVPGMQEILLIGFYQPDEPLTQFLEAAQQEFNLPVRYLQEFAPLGTGGGLYHFRDQILAGSPEAFFVLNADVCSDFPLSAMLEAHRRQRHPFLLLGTTANRTQSLNYGCIVENPQTHEVLHYVEKPSTFISDIINCGIYLFSPEALKPLRDVFQRNQQDGQFSALYASRLYLSRYQDTHPERLAKHTPGGPRIRGNVYIHPTAKVAPSAVLGPNVSIGKGVTVGEGVRLRESIVLHGATLQEHTCVLHSIVGWGSTVGRWARVEGTPNDPNPNDPRARMDSESLFKDGKLLPAITILGCRVRIPAEVLILNSIVLPHKELSRSFTNQIIL; the protein is encoded by the exons ATGCTCAAAGCGGTGATCCTGATTGGAGGCCCTCAAAAGG gaACTCGCTTCAGACCTTTGTCTTTTGAGGTGCCCAAACCACTGTTTCCTGTGGCAGGGGTCCCTATGATCCAACATCATATTGAAGCCTGTGCCCAG gTCCCTGGGATGCAGGAGATTCTGCTCATTGGCTTCTACCAACCTGATGAGCCCCTCACCCAGTTCCTAGAAGCCGCCCAGCAGGAGTTTAACCTTCCAGTCAG GTACCTGCAGGAATTTGCCCCCCTAGGCACAGGGGGTGGTCTCTACCATTTTCGAGACCAGATCCTGGCTGGGAGCCCCGAGGCATTCTTCGTGCTTAATGCTGATGTCTGCTCTGACTTCCCCTTGAGTGCTATGTTGGAAGCCCACCGACGCCAGCGTCACCCTTTCTTACTCCTTGGCACTACG GCTAACAGGACGCAGTCCCTCAACTACGGCTGCATCGTTGAGAATCCACAGACACATGAG GTATTGCACTATGTGGAGAAACCCAGCACATTTATCAGTGACATCATCAACTGCGGCATCTACCTCTTTTCTCCTGAAGCCCTGAAGCCTCTTCGGGATGTCTTCCAGCGTAATCAGCAGGATGGGCAATT TTCAGCCCTCTACGCCTCCCGCCTCTACCTGAGCCGATACCAGGATACTCACCCAGAACGGCTGGCCAAGCACACCCCAGGGGGCCCACGGATCCGAG GGAATGTGTACATCCACCCAACTGCCAAGGTGGCCCCCTCGGCTGTG CTGGGCCCCAACGTCTCCATCGGGAAGGGGGTGACCGTGGGTGAGGGTGTGCGGCTCCGGGAGAGCATTGTCCTCCATGGAGCCACGTTACAG GAGCACACGTGTGTTCTGCATAGCATTGTGGGCTGGGGGAGCACCGTGGGACGCTGGGCCCGCGTGGAGGGTACCCCCAATGACCCCAACCCCAATGATCCCCGAGCCCGCATGGACAGTGAGAGCCTCTTCAAGGATGGGAAGTTGCTGCCTGCCATCACCATCCTGG GCTGCCGAGTCCGGATCCCTGCCGAGGTGCTCATCCTGAACTCGATTGTTCTGCCACACAAGGAGCTGAGCCGAAGCTTCACCAACCAGATCATCCTCTGA
- the GMPPA gene encoding mannose-1-phosphate guanylyltransferase regulatory subunit alpha isoform X3, producing the protein MQEILLIGFYQPDEPLTQFLEAAQQEFNLPVRYLQEFAPLGTGGGLYHFRDQILAGSPEAFFVLNADVCSDFPLSAMLEAHRRQRHPFLLLGTTANRTQSLNYGCIVENPQTHEVLHYVEKPSTFISDIINCGIYLFSPEALKPLRDVFQRNQQDGQLEDSPGLWPGAGTIRLEQDVFSALAGQGQIYVHLTDGIWSQIKSAGSALYASRLYLSRYQDTHPERLAKHTPGGPRIRGNVYIHPTAKVAPSAVLGPNVSIGKGVTVGEGVRLRESIVLHGATLQEHTCVLHSIVGWGSTVGRWARVEGTPNDPNPNDPRARMDSESLFKDGKLLPAITILGCRVRIPAEVLILNSIVLPHKELSRSFTNQIIL; encoded by the exons ATGCAGGAGATTCTGCTCATTGGCTTCTACCAACCTGATGAGCCCCTCACCCAGTTCCTAGAAGCCGCCCAGCAGGAGTTTAACCTTCCAGTCAG GTACCTGCAGGAATTTGCCCCCCTAGGCACAGGGGGTGGTCTCTACCATTTTCGAGACCAGATCCTGGCTGGGAGCCCCGAGGCATTCTTCGTGCTTAATGCTGATGTCTGCTCTGACTTCCCCTTGAGTGCTATGTTGGAAGCCCACCGACGCCAGCGTCACCCTTTCTTACTCCTTGGCACTACG GCTAACAGGACGCAGTCCCTCAACTACGGCTGCATCGTTGAGAATCCACAGACACATGAG GTATTGCACTATGTGGAGAAACCCAGCACATTTATCAGTGACATCATCAACTGCGGCATCTACCTCTTTTCTCCTGAAGCCCTGAAGCCTCTTCGGGATGTCTTCCAGCGTAATCAGCAGGATGGGCAATT GGAGGACTCACCAGGCTTGTGGCCAGGGGCAGGTACCATCCGCCTAGAGCAGGATGTGTTTTCAGCcctggcagggcagggccagatATACGTGCATCTCACTGATGGTATCTGGAGCCAGATCAAGTCCGCCGG TTCAGCCCTCTACGCCTCCCGCCTCTACCTGAGCCGATACCAGGATACTCACCCAGAACGGCTGGCCAAGCACACCCCAGGGGGCCCACGGATCCGAG GGAATGTGTACATCCACCCAACTGCCAAGGTGGCCCCCTCGGCTGTG CTGGGCCCCAACGTCTCCATCGGGAAGGGGGTGACCGTGGGTGAGGGTGTGCGGCTCCGGGAGAGCATTGTCCTCCATGGAGCCACGTTACAG GAGCACACGTGTGTTCTGCATAGCATTGTGGGCTGGGGGAGCACCGTGGGACGCTGGGCCCGCGTGGAGGGTACCCCCAATGACCCCAACCCCAATGATCCCCGAGCCCGCATGGACAGTGAGAGCCTCTTCAAGGATGGGAAGTTGCTGCCTGCCATCACCATCCTGG GCTGCCGAGTCCGGATCCCTGCCGAGGTGCTCATCCTGAACTCGATTGTTCTGCCACACAAGGAGCTGAGCCGAAGCTTCACCAACCAGATCATCCTCTGA
- the GMPPA gene encoding mannose-1-phosphate guanylyltransferase regulatory subunit alpha isoform X6 — protein sequence MSLLPSPSLLASLSLSLLSWHLPSLSPSLSVTVSALTSCLALGEDSPGLWPGAGTIRLEQDVFSALAGQGQIYVHLTDGIWSQIKSAGSALYASRLYLSRYQDTHPERLAKHTPGGPRIRGNVYIHPTAKVAPSAVLGPNVSIGKGVTVGEGVRLRESIVLHGATLQEHTCVLHSIVGWGSTVGRWARVEGTPNDPNPNDPRARMDSESLFKDGKLLPAITILGCRVRIPAEVLILNSIVLPHKELSRSFTNQIIL from the exons ATGTCTCTGCTTCCCTCTCCATCTCTCCtggcctctctgtctctgtctctgctgAGCTGGCATctaccatctctctctccctctctttctgtgACTGTCTCTGCCCTCACCAGCTGCCTTGCTCTGGG GGAGGACTCACCAGGCTTGTGGCCAGGGGCAGGTACCATCCGCCTAGAGCAGGATGTGTTTTCAGCcctggcagggcagggccagatATACGTGCATCTCACTGATGGTATCTGGAGCCAGATCAAGTCCGCCGG TTCAGCCCTCTACGCCTCCCGCCTCTACCTGAGCCGATACCAGGATACTCACCCAGAACGGCTGGCCAAGCACACCCCAGGGGGCCCACGGATCCGAG GGAATGTGTACATCCACCCAACTGCCAAGGTGGCCCCCTCGGCTGTG CTGGGCCCCAACGTCTCCATCGGGAAGGGGGTGACCGTGGGTGAGGGTGTGCGGCTCCGGGAGAGCATTGTCCTCCATGGAGCCACGTTACAG GAGCACACGTGTGTTCTGCATAGCATTGTGGGCTGGGGGAGCACCGTGGGACGCTGGGCCCGCGTGGAGGGTACCCCCAATGACCCCAACCCCAATGATCCCCGAGCCCGCATGGACAGTGAGAGCCTCTTCAAGGATGGGAAGTTGCTGCCTGCCATCACCATCCTGG GCTGCCGAGTCCGGATCCCTGCCGAGGTGCTCATCCTGAACTCGATTGTTCTGCCACACAAGGAGCTGAGCCGAAGCTTCACCAACCAGATCATCCTCTGA